CGAGTCGAGCACGGTGTGGATGTCCACGGGGCTGCGCAGGTCATCCCCGCCGCGCGAGAACGTCTTCAGGTCGCGCACGATATCGCGCACGCGGTTGCCGCCGTCGATGGCCTCGCGCAGCGCCTGCTGGATTTCCAGGCCCTCTTCTCCGGACAACGCGGGCACGCGCTCGGCCAGGCCGCGCACCTCGGTCTCCACGAAGTGCAGGTTGCTGAGCAGGTAGGCCAGGGGGTTGTTGATTTCGTGGGCCACGCCCGCGGCGAGCGTGCCCAGGGACACCATGCGCTCGGTGGCGAGGATGCGCTCCTGCACCTGGCGGCGCTCGGTGACGTCGCGGGTGATGCAGGCCACGGTGGGCAGGCCCTCGAAGAGCAGCGACACGGTCATCACCTCGCCCACGGACTGACGGCGCTCGGGGTGGCGGAAGCGCACCTCGCGGGGCACCCCCGCCTGGCTCGGCACCAGGAGGGAGCTCTCCTCGCCGGGCAGCACCAGCTCCGACACCGGCAGGCCACGCAGGGATTCGGGGCTCGCATGGCCCAGGAGCGTGGCGGCGGCGCGGTTGGCGAAGAGCAGGGTGCCGGCGCGGTGCAGGAAGATGGCGTCCGGCGAGTGCTCGATGAGGGCGCGGAAGCCCTCCTCCATGCGCCGGCGGGTGGACTCGGCGCGCTTGCGCTCGCGGATGTCCACGAACGTCACCACCGAGCCCACGCGCTCGCCACTGCGCGTCACCGGGTGGGACCAGTACTCCACGGGCACGTCGCAGTCCTCCGGGCGGAGCAGCACCTCGTCGTCGCCGTGGAGGGCGTCCTCCTCGCGGAAGGACTCGCACACGCGGCAGTCGCCGGACGGCTCGCGGCCGGGGTGGATGATGGAGTGCAGCGAGCGGCCCAGCAGCTCGTCCGCGTGCTCGTGGCCCGACAGGAGCAGGGCGGCGCGGTTGCAGAAGGTGCAGCGGCCCTCGAGGTCCAGGCCGAAGATGGCCTCGGCGGTGGAGTCGAGCAGGGAGCGGATGCGCTCCTGGCTCTCCTGGAGCTGGTGGTTGCCGCGGTCGATCTGCTCGGCCATGAAGTCGAAGGCCCGGCCGAGCAGGCCCACCTCGTCCACGCCCCGGAGGTTGGCGCGCGCGTGCAGCTCGCCCCGGGCGAGCCGGTGCGCGGTGGCGGTCAGCCGCTGCATCCGCCGTCCGAGCACCAGGTGCACGACGAGGCTGACCAGACACACCAGCACCGCGACCACCAGACAGGATCGCGCCGCCCACCGCTCGGCTTCCATCTGGCGCGCGAGCTTCTGGGCCGTCAGGTCCTGCCGCAGCAGGAGCATTCCCAGCCGTGTGCCCTCATGGCTGGCCTGGAGGGTGATGGGGGAGTAGCCCACCACCTGCCGCCGGTCCTCGCTCAGGCGCACGTCGCCATCCATGTGCTCGAGCACGAGGGCGATGTGTTGGGCGTGCTCGGCCGGGTTGAGCTGGGGCCAGGCGTCGCGCAGGGTCAGTCCGATCTGCTCGGGCCGGAGGGAGGCCAGCACCCGCTGCTGCTCGTCGAGCAGCAGGCCCTGCAGCAGGTTGGAGTTGGCGCTCAGGGTGGAGAGCTCCTTGCGTGCCGCGTCGAGCTGGCCGTTGTGCAGCAGGTACTCGAGCATGCTGCTCAGGTGCTTCATCCGCAGGGTCATCTCCGCGACGGCCTGCTTCTCCGTCTGCAGGTGGCCCTGGGCCACGTCCGCCTCGAAGGTGTAGAGGAAGAAGCACAGCGCGGCGACGAGGATGATGAGCGGGATGAACCAGCGCACCGCCAGGAAGCGGTGCCAGAAGGCGGGCCGCCTGCGCAGGGGGCTCATGGGCCCACCCACGTGATGCCTCGCGAGGGCAAGTCCGGCACGCGCGTGCACGTGGACAACAGCAACAGCATGGCAGCCGCAAATCCAACGCTTTGCATGTCATCTTCCCCGTACACGCCTCCCTCCGGGGATGGGCGGCGTTCAAGGGTTCATCTTAGATGCTGAGAAAACACCGGAAAAGCAGGGCTCCCAGGAGGTACTCCCTCGACGCCGTGAATCCAACAGAATCAGAGTGAAGGCGAAGCCAATTCCCACGGGGGGAGAGGCTGATTGGAAATTTATTTTTTCTTGGACAGGAAGGCGTTGAAGGCCTCACGGGCCTCGGCCGAGGCGAGCCGTTGCATGAAGAGGGCGCCCTCGCGCGAGAGGGTTTCGTCCACGGCGGCGCGCAGGGGCTCGCGCAGCAGCTTCTTGGTGAGGCGCACGGACTCCACGGGCCGGGAGGCGAGCGCGGCGGCGCGCGAGCTCACCAGCGACTCGAGCTCCGCGTCGGGCACCACCCGGTTGACGAGGCCCGCGCGCAGGGCGGTGGCGGCGTCGAAGGGCTCGCCGAACATGAGCAGCTCGGAGGCGAGCGCCATGCCGGCCAGGCGGGGCAACAGCAGACTGGAGGCGCCCTCGGGGCTCAGGCCGAGGTTGACGAAGGGCATGCTGAAGACGGCGCGCTCGCTGGCGGCCACGTAGTCACAGTGCAAGAGCAGCGTGGTGCCGATGCCCACCGCCACGCCCTCCACGCGCGCCACGATGGGCCGGGTGAAGTGGGCGAGCGTGTGCAGGAAGCGGAACACGGGGGAGTCCTCGCCCTTGGGAGGATTCTCCAGGAAGTCCTTGAGATCGTTACCGGCGGTGAAGCTGCCCCCCGCGCCGGCGAGCACCACGACGCGCACGGCGTCATTCGTGTCCGCGTCGCGCAGCGCCTGGGCCGCCAGCGAGTACATCTCGGCGGTGAAGGCGTTCTTCTTCTGCGGCCGGTTGAAGGTGAGGGTGAGGACTCCGGCTTCCAGGTGGCTGAGCAGCGTGTCGGACATGGCCGGGCACCTTAGCCCGGCGGCCGCCGGGAGGGGCGGGACTCGCACCCCGGGTACGTCCCGGGCTCAGCGCCGCTCGGAGGTGACGCGGCAGATGGCGTCGGCGAGCAGCGGGGCGAGTCCCACCACGGAGTGCTCGAAGGGGAGCGTGCGCTGCTGGGGGACGCTGTCGGTGGAGATGAGGCGGCGGATGGGCACCTGGCTCAGCCGCTCCACCGCGGGGCCCACCAGCAGGGCGTGGGTGGCCACCACGGTGATGTCCTCGGCGCAGCCCTCCTTGAGCACCGTCTCCGCCGTGGCGGCGATGGTGCCCGCGGTGGAGATCATGTCGTCGACGATGATGGGCCGCAGGCCGCGCACCTCGCCCACGAGCCCGCGGACACTCACCTCGGAGCCGCTCATGCGGCGCTTGTGCACGATGGCCAGGGGCAGCCCGAGCTGGCGCGCGTAGCGCTCGGCGAGCTTCACCGCGCCCAGGTCCGGCGACACCACCACCGCGCCGTCGCCCGCGTGGGGCCGCGCGGCCTCGGCCAGGAGGTGGCTGGCGTCCAGGTGCTCCAGCGGCATGCCGAAGCAGCCCTCCAGCGCGGGGGTGTGCAGGTGCACCGCCACCAGGCGCTCGAAGCGGCCGCGCTCGAGCAGGTCCACCACCAGCTTGCCGCCGAGCGCCTCGCCCGGCTTGCCCCTCCGGTCCTGTCGCGCGTAGCCGAAGTAGGGCACCACCGCCATGAGCCGCGCCGCGCCCGCGCGCCAGCACGCGTCCGCCATCAGCAGCAGCTCCATCAGGTGCTCGCCCACCGGCGGCGCCGTGGGCTGGATGAGGCACACGTTGCGGCCGCGCACGTCCTCCTGGACCTCCACGTACAGCTCACCATCCGGGAAGCGTTCCAGGTGGCAGCGGCCCAGGGGCCGTCCGAGCGTGCGGGCGAGGTTCTCACCCAGTGCGCGGTTGGCGGTGCCACTGAAGACGGTCAGTTCCATGGGGCGGCATCATCTCTCAATCGCCCGGGCTCGGGGTAGACTGCGCGGCCCATGCCCGCATCCGCCCCGCCGCCCCCGTGTTTCGTCTGGCTCGATCTGGAGATGACCGGACTCGACCCCGACGACTCCGCCATCATCGAGATTGGCGTCATCATCACCGGCCCGGACCTGGTGCCCCGGGCGGAGATGGAGCGCGTCATCTGGCAGCCCGAGGAGGTGCTCGCGCGCATGGAGCCCATCGTCCGGGAGATGCACACGCGCAACGGCCTGGCCAAGCGGGTGCGCGAGTCGCAGACGTCGCTGCGCGTGGCCGAGAAGGAAATCACCGCCCTGGTGTCGCAGTACTGCGACGTGGGCGAGGGCATCCTCTGTGGCAACTCCATCCACACCGACCGGCGCTTCCTGGTGAAGTACATGCCGATGCTCGACCGCTACCTGCACTACCGCCAGGTGGACGTGTCGAGCCTCAAGGTGCTGGCGAGCGCGTGGTTCCCGGACAAGGTGGCCCAGCGCAAGGCGCCCTCGGGGCACACGGCGCTGGCGGACCTGCGCTCGAGCATCGCCGAGCTCACGCACTACCGCACCCACCTGTTCGTGCCCCCCACGACACCTCCGGGTGGCACCACCTGAGAAGGGGGTGGGAAGGTGGTGGGAAGGTGGCGGGACGCGCCCGGCGCCCCCCGTGCGCGTCACGTCTTCTTGTTCAGCTCCGCGGTGACGGTGTCCAGCAGGTCATCCAGCTCGAAGGGCTTGGCGAGGAAGCGGCTGCCCTGCAGCTCCGCCTTGGTCACGCGCCCGGCGCTCATCACCACCACGGGGATGGAGCGCAGGGCGGGGTCTTCCTTGAGCCGGCGCAGCATCTCCTGGCCATCCATCACCGGCATCATCAGGTCCAACAGGATGAGGTCCGGCCGGTCGCGGCCCACCTGTTGCAGCCCCTCGGCGCCGTTGGCGGCGGTGGAGACCTCGTAGCCCTCCACGGAGAGGATGTCCGTGAGGGCCTCCAGGATGGCCACCTCGTCGTCCACGATGAGCAGCTTGCTCATGGGCGGCCTCCCCGCTTGAGGGGCGTGCGCCGCCGGGGCGCGGCCTTGCGCTGGGGGGAGGGGCGCCTGGTGGCCCGTGGCCGGTGCCGGCCCTGGAGGATGTTCTCGGCGCTCTCGGAGCTGTCCGCCACGTCGATACCCCGCGAGGAGAGGGAGAACTCACGCGACGTGGACTCGTAGGGACTCTCGCTCATCTTGAAGATGGAGAGCATCCGGTACAGCCGCGAGCGCAACTCCACATAGCGGAGGAAGACGATGTTGTCGATGAGTGCTTCCAATCCCTGCAACGGCCCTTCCTCGCGCGGCCCGAAGAGCATGGGCGTGCGCTGGAGCATCAGGGGGGTGACGCCGCGCGTGCGCAGCGCGGTGAGCAGCGCGGTGACGAAGCCGAGCGTGCGCCGCGGGTCCATCGTATGCAGGAGCAGCTCCAGGCCATCCAGCACCAGCCGGCCCGCCTGGTGGCGCTCCACGAGCGCGAGCAGCTCATGGGCCAGGGCATCGGGCAGGCACTCCACCGGGGAGCGCGACTCCACCACCAGCCGGCCCGACGCCAGCGCCGGGGCCAGCGTCAGGCCCACTCCCCGGGCCTTGGCGAGCAGCCGGTCGCGCGTCTCCCCGAAGCCGAAGTACAGGCCCTTCTCTCCTCGCCGCACCCCCTCCGCCAGGAAGTGCAGCCCCAGCAGCGTCTTGCCACTGCCGGGCGCTCCGGACAGCAGCGAGCAGGAGCGCTCCGGTACGCCGCCCGAGAGCATCTCGTCCAGGCTCGGCACCCCGAAGCCCAGCCGCCGCGCGGGGGCCGGCTGCTCCTCGCGCGGGGGCGGGACGAAGGCCTCCAGGCGCGGGTACACCACGAGCCCGCCGGAGTTGATCTCGAAGACGTGCCGGCCGGTGATTTGCGGCTCGCCGCGCAGCTTCGTCACCTCCAGCGAGCGCACCGAGCGCAGGCCCTCCAGGTGCATCTCCAGCACGAGCACCCCGTCCACCATGGCGAATTGAGGGTCCGCCGCGTTCTCCTGGCGGTTGGTGAGCACCAGCGTGGTGCAGCCGGCCAGCGCGTTGTGCACCCCCAGGGCATGGAGGAACTCGCGGAAGACGAGCACCGAGCCGGCGCTCTCCTGCGCCGCCAGCAGCCCATCCACCACCAGCACCGTCGCCTGGTGCTCGCGCACCGAGCGGTAGAGCAACCGCGACAGCCCCTCGAGCCCCTCGCCCTTGAGCGTGGCGTAGGCGCTCACGTAGTGCAGCGACTGGCCGATCACCTCGCGCCGGAAGAAGCGCATGCCGCGCAGGTGCGTCATCATCCGCTCGTGCGACTCGGAGAGCATGGTGATGAAGACGGCGCGCCCGCCACCGGCCACGTGCGAGAAGCATAGCTGGTTGCCCAGCACGGTCTTCCCCGTGCCCGGGGCGCCCGAGACCATGTAGGTTCCCCCGTGGACCCAGCCGCCGTTGAGCAGCGCGTCCAGTCCGGACGAACCGGTCACCACCCGGCGCACGGGCTCCTCGGTTGGCTCGATGTGACTCACGCTGCCCGCTCCTCTCGCCCGTCCCACACTATTGGGTCAAGATGTACTCAGACGCGCTTTCCGCCACGAATGTCCGAAGGTGCCCGGACCCCCCCGGGTTCGTGGAGTTCTGGACACTCCCGGGAGGTTGGGGGCTAATGCCGCGCGGCGCCGGGGGGTCCCGGCCCGTCGCACCCAAGCCGAGAGGACTCACGCCGTGGGGATTGTGCGCATCCTGGGTATCATGCTCCTTGTCGCTGGCACCGTGTTCCTGGTGAGTGCCTGGCGCGCCACCGACTCCATGGTGGAGCGTGCCGCGCACAAGCTCACCGGGCGCTACACCGAGAGCACCCAGCGCGACCTGGCCCTTGGGGGCGCTGGGGTGGTGGGCGGCGTGTTGCTGCTCGCCCTGGGGGGAGGCAAGCGCCGCCGCTAGGTGGGCTCAGCGCGAGAGCACCTGCTGGAGGGCCCGGCGCAGGTTGGGCTGGGGGCCGATGTGCTTGGAGGAGGGCGCCTGGGGCGTGCCGGTGGTGCGCAGCAGCGCGCGCATCGCGCGGGGATCCACCGGGCCCTTGCCCGCGGCGAACGCGGCGCCCTGGATGGCGGCCACCGCTCCGGCCACGATGGGGGCCGCGCTCGAGGTGCCATTGAAGGAGCCCGTGTAGCCCCGGTGCTCGCCCAGGCCGCTCAGGTCGCCGAAGCCCAGGGTGACGACCTTCTCGCCCCAGCTATGCACGTCCACGCGCGAGCCGTGGTTGGTCCAGCACATGGGGGTGCGGCCGTTGGCGGAGCTGGCGCCCACGAGGATGGCGCCCGAGTCGCGGTGCGCCCGGTCGAAGGCGCCACGGTAGGCGGGATCATCCAGGTCCGCGCCGCCATTGCCGGCCGCCTCCACCACGTGGACGCCGTGGGCGGTGGCCTGCGCGATGGCGTCGAAGTTGGCCCGCCAGTACTCCAGGGGCACGTAGTTGCACTGGCTGACGTTGCAGGCGCAGCTCTTCATGGCCTTGGGGCCCGGGGCCTGCAGCTCCACCAGCACCACGCCGCCCCGGCCCGCGGCGCGCGCCGCGTGCTGGATGGCGCTCGCCATGCTCTGGGTGGCGATGCCCTGGCGTCCCGCCGAGGCCTCGTGCGCGATGCCGGTGATGCCATAGCCGTTGTCCTGGCCCACCATCACCCCCATCACCGCGGTGCCGTGGTCGCGCCACTCCACGTCCTGGAACTGCTCGCCTCCCAGGTAGAAGAAGACCGGCAGATCCTCGTGCCGGTTGTTCCAGGCGCCCTCCACGTCGACGAGCCGCACGCCCTTGCCCCGGCCGCCGGGCACCGTCCAGGCGTAGCGCGCGTCGATGCCGCCAGGCGCCGCGTCCAGGTAGCCCTGGCGCAGCTCATAGTTCGCGGTGGCGTTGCCGTGCACGTCCCACGCCGACACGCTGGCCGTCCAGGACACGGGCTCGGCGTAGGCGATCTCCACGCTGTCCAGCGCGTTGAGCTGCATGACGAGCTCGTTCACGTCGGCCGCCTGCATGCCAGGCTCCAGCGGCAGCTCGTAGTAGAGGTCCAGGTCCGCCATCTCCTTGCCACTGCGCTCCTCGGCGAGGTACTTGCGCTCGGCCAGGGTGTACTCGGGATCGCGGAAGAGCCGCACGGGCCGGCCCCAACGCGACTGACGATCCACGATGCGCTGCAACTCGGAGACGTCCGTGCTCAGCCGCACGTCGGTGATGTGTTGCCGCTGCATGCGGCCGCGCTCGTCCAGGTCGCGCTCCTCGCTGAGGATGCGCATCACCCCGCCGCGCAGGCGCACCCGCGTCCCCTCATGGAACTTCACGACCAGGCGCTGGACCGGCGTCTCCTCGTCCAGCTCGGGCGTGGTGGGCTTCACCGTGGACAGCCGCGGCTCCAGCACCTTGACTCCGCTGGCCTCCGCACAAGGCGCGACCAGCAGGCTCAGGCCGAGCAGCACCGTGGGCGTCACGTGGAACTTGAGGAAAGAGGCCTTCGTCGTCATCCGTCCTGACTCCGATGTTGAGGGGGGAGACATGACCGTGACCTCGGAGGCTGGGATGAGGGCCCGAAGGCCCGAACCTTCCCCCGGGGTCACGTGGGCGGCCCGCTTCAATGCTTGTTCTGAATGGGCCTCCCACTGCACATGCATTCGCGGTGGGAGGTATTAGCAGATATTTTCACTCTGGGAAATATGTCGGCCAAGTCAAGATTTCCTAAATTCTCGATGTGTTCCTTTTCTCATGGCGTGAAGAGAAACTCATCCAACCCGGACTCATTGGCCGTGTCGCGCGAGGCCAGGTCGGCATCGTCCGGGTCGAAGCCGTGGATGGAGTCGCCGGGCGGAGGGGGGAGACCGTCGTCCAGGCACCGTACGACGCGGGGCGGCGTGCCCACGCCATCGCCGTCCCGGTCCGCGTAGGCCTGGAAGGGCCGGTGCACGTCCGCCCGGGTGTCGTCGCAGCCGTCCCGTTTCGGACACGGTGGCGCCGTCTCCATCCGCGTCGCGCCAGTGGTGGGTGTGCGACATCCAGCGGGTGCTGTCGTCGGGCGCACAGTCTCCTGCCCCGAGGGCGTAGCCGGGCCGGGCGCTGTCGCTGGAGCAAAAGGTCTCCGCGGGCCCGCTCCCCACCTGGTCTCCGTCGGGGTCGAGGTACTGGACGCGGGGCGTCCATACGTCCGCGCGGGTGTCGTCACAATCAGACCCCATCTCCATCCTCGTCCCGGCCCAGGTCGTTCCAGGGGGTGTAGCGGGTCGGGTCCCCGGGTGCGCAGTCCGTCACCATCTCGGTGAGCTCCGGCGGCAGGCTGGGTCCGGTGCAGTGGAGCGAGGGTTCACCCTCCGTGGCTCCATCGCCGTCACTGTCGTGTGCGCCACAGCCGAGCCGCGCGCCCATCAGCGCCAGCACGAGCGCCCTTCCCATCGTGTCATCTGTCCGCTCCCCCCTGTCTGTCCGTGAGAGGGATTAACGGCGGGTGAGCTTGCAGCCCGCGACGCCCTGGCCGGTGTCGTTGCCCCGTGCCTCGATACAGTCCAGAACCCATCGTCGCCACGATCCCGATGCCTCGCGCACGGAGG
This sequence is a window from Cystobacter ferrugineus. Protein-coding genes within it:
- a CDS encoding response regulator gives rise to the protein MSKLLIVDDEVAILEALTDILSVEGYEVSTAANGAEGLQQVGRDRPDLILLDLMMPVMDGQEMLRRLKEDPALRSIPVVVMSAGRVTKAELQGSRFLAKPFELDDLLDTVTAELNKKT
- a CDS encoding ATPase domain-containing protein, with the translated sequence MSHIEPTEEPVRRVVTGSSGLDALLNGGWVHGGTYMVSGAPGTGKTVLGNQLCFSHVAGGGRAVFITMLSESHERMMTHLRGMRFFRREVIGQSLHYVSAYATLKGEGLEGLSRLLYRSVREHQATVLVVDGLLAAQESAGSVLVFREFLHALGVHNALAGCTTLVLTNRQENAADPQFAMVDGVLVLEMHLEGLRSVRSLEVTKLRGEPQITGRHVFEINSGGLVVYPRLEAFVPPPREEQPAPARRLGFGVPSLDEMLSGGVPERSCSLLSGAPGSGKTLLGLHFLAEGVRRGEKGLYFGFGETRDRLLAKARGVGLTLAPALASGRLVVESRSPVECLPDALAHELLALVERHQAGRLVLDGLELLLHTMDPRRTLGFVTALLTALRTRGVTPLMLQRTPMLFGPREEGPLQGLEALIDNIVFLRYVELRSRLYRMLSIFKMSESPYESTSREFSLSSRGIDVADSSESAENILQGRHRPRATRRPSPQRKAAPRRRTPLKRGGRP
- the orn gene encoding oligoribonuclease gives rise to the protein MPASAPPPPCFVWLDLEMTGLDPDDSAIIEIGVIITGPDLVPRAEMERVIWQPEEVLARMEPIVREMHTRNGLAKRVRESQTSLRVAEKEITALVSQYCDVGEGILCGNSIHTDRRFLVKYMPMLDRYLHYRQVDVSSLKVLASAWFPDKVAQRKAPSGHTALADLRSSIAELTHYRTHLFVPPTTPPGGTT
- a CDS encoding ribose-phosphate diphosphokinase — translated: MELTVFSGTANRALGENLARTLGRPLGRCHLERFPDGELYVEVQEDVRGRNVCLIQPTAPPVGEHLMELLLMADACWRAGAARLMAVVPYFGYARQDRRGKPGEALGGKLVVDLLERGRFERLVAVHLHTPALEGCFGMPLEHLDASHLLAEAARPHAGDGAVVVSPDLGAVKLAERYARQLGLPLAIVHKRRMSGSEVSVRGLVGEVRGLRPIIVDDMISTAGTIAATAETVLKEGCAEDITVVATHALLVGPAVERLSQVPIRRLISTDSVPQQRTLPFEHSVVGLAPLLADAICRVTSERR
- a CDS encoding S8 family peptidase; protein product: MTTKASFLKFHVTPTVLLGLSLLVAPCAEASGVKVLEPRLSTVKPTTPELDEETPVQRLVVKFHEGTRVRLRGGVMRILSEERDLDERGRMQRQHITDVRLSTDVSELQRIVDRQSRWGRPVRLFRDPEYTLAERKYLAEERSGKEMADLDLYYELPLEPGMQAADVNELVMQLNALDSVEIAYAEPVSWTASVSAWDVHGNATANYELRQGYLDAAPGGIDARYAWTVPGGRGKGVRLVDVEGAWNNRHEDLPVFFYLGGEQFQDVEWRDHGTAVMGVMVGQDNGYGITGIAHEASAGRQGIATQSMASAIQHAARAAGRGGVVLVELQAPGPKAMKSCACNVSQCNYVPLEYWRANFDAIAQATAHGVHVVEAAGNGGADLDDPAYRGAFDRAHRDSGAILVGASSANGRTPMCWTNHGSRVDVHSWGEKVVTLGFGDLSGLGEHRGYTGSFNGTSSAAPIVAGAVAAIQGAAFAAGKGPVDPRAMRALLRTTGTPQAPSSKHIGPQPNLRRALQQVLSR
- a CDS encoding DUF3185 family protein, which produces MRILGIMLLVAGTVFLVSAWRATDSMVERAAHKLTGRYTESTQRDLALGGAGVVGGVLLLALGGGKRRR
- a CDS encoding enoyl-CoA hydratase, which encodes MSDTLLSHLEAGVLTLTFNRPQKKNAFTAEMYSLAAQALRDADTNDAVRVVVLAGAGGSFTAGNDLKDFLENPPKGEDSPVFRFLHTLAHFTRPIVARVEGVAVGIGTTLLLHCDYVAASERAVFSMPFVNLGLSPEGASSLLLPRLAGMALASELLMFGEPFDAATALRAGLVNRVVPDAELESLVSSRAAALASRPVESVRLTKKLLREPLRAAVDETLSREGALFMQRLASAEAREAFNAFLSKKK
- a CDS encoding PAS domain S-box protein, yielding MSPLRRRPAFWHRFLAVRWFIPLIILVAALCFFLYTFEADVAQGHLQTEKQAVAEMTLRMKHLSSMLEYLLHNGQLDAARKELSTLSANSNLLQGLLLDEQQRVLASLRPEQIGLTLRDAWPQLNPAEHAQHIALVLEHMDGDVRLSEDRRQVVGYSPITLQASHEGTRLGMLLLRQDLTAQKLARQMEAERWAARSCLVVAVLVCLVSLVVHLVLGRRMQRLTATAHRLARGELHARANLRGVDEVGLLGRAFDFMAEQIDRGNHQLQESQERIRSLLDSTAEAIFGLDLEGRCTFCNRAALLLSGHEHADELLGRSLHSIIHPGREPSGDCRVCESFREEDALHGDDEVLLRPEDCDVPVEYWSHPVTRSGERVGSVVTFVDIRERKRAESTRRRMEEGFRALIEHSPDAIFLHRAGTLLFANRAAATLLGHASPESLRGLPVSELVLPGEESSLLVPSQAGVPREVRFRHPERRQSVGEVMTVSLLFEGLPTVACITRDVTERRQVQERILATERMVSLGTLAAGVAHEINNPLAYLLSNLHFVETEVRGLAERVPALSGEEGLEIQQALREAIDGGNRVRDIVRDLKTFSRGGDDLRSPVDIHTVLDSCANMARSEIRHRARLVKNYGTVPRVFANDTRLGQLFLNLLVNAAQAIPHGNAHQNEIRVTTTCEAGQVMVEIQDTGVGIPPEHLTRLFDPFFTTKPVGVGTGMGLSICHGIVTAQGGRISVESHPNQGSTFRVVLPAIETPLEHFGLDEPERAAS